In Halobacterium sp. R2-5, the following are encoded in one genomic region:
- a CDS encoding Lrp/AsnC family transcriptional regulator has translation MTLTGLDDLDRQILYALQQDARRTSSQTIADEAGVSPSTVRNRIQRLEERGIIRGYHVDVDYERAGHQLYTLIVCTAPVPRREELAEAAVDVPGVVRVEEVMTGEENVHVFAVGTDSDDLSRIGRDLDDLGLEVADEDLIRSVHCGPFERFDADGTDDS, from the coding sequence ATGACGTTGACGGGGCTCGACGACCTGGACAGACAGATTCTCTACGCGCTCCAGCAGGACGCGCGGCGGACGTCCTCGCAGACCATCGCCGACGAGGCCGGCGTCTCCCCGAGCACGGTCCGCAACCGGATTCAGCGCCTCGAGGAGCGCGGCATCATCCGCGGCTACCACGTGGACGTCGACTACGAGCGCGCCGGCCACCAGCTGTACACGCTCATCGTCTGCACCGCGCCCGTGCCGCGCCGCGAGGAGCTCGCGGAGGCCGCCGTCGACGTGCCCGGGGTCGTCCGCGTCGAGGAGGTGATGACCGGCGAGGAGAACGTCCACGTGTTCGCTGTCGGCACCGACAGCGACGATTTGAGCCGCATCGGCCGCGACCTCGACGACCTCGGGCTGGAAGTCGCCGACGAGGACCTCATCCGGAGCGTCCACTGCGGGCCGTTCGAGCGCTTCGACGCCGACGGCACTGACGACTCGTGA
- a CDS encoding HalX domain-containing protein has protein sequence MREPATVLVVEDERELAALFADWLSDSYDVRTAYSAAAALDELDEDVNVVLLDRRLPEQSGDDVLAEVRERDLDCQVAMVTAVDPDFDALELGFDTYVVKPVERDELEDLVKQLLARSLYNDDVQEYFALASKRATIETTKSAAELADDDRYQRLCDEIRELRSRLDQRVADLDEEDFLAVFHDLQTGDGATSN, from the coding sequence ATGAGGGAGCCGGCGACCGTCCTCGTCGTCGAGGACGAGCGCGAACTCGCGGCCCTGTTCGCGGACTGGCTGTCCGACAGCTACGACGTCCGGACGGCGTACAGCGCCGCGGCCGCGCTGGACGAGCTCGACGAGGACGTGAACGTGGTGTTGCTCGACCGCCGGCTCCCCGAGCAGTCCGGGGACGACGTGCTCGCGGAGGTCCGCGAGCGGGACCTCGACTGCCAGGTGGCGATGGTGACCGCCGTCGACCCCGACTTCGACGCGCTCGAACTCGGCTTCGACACGTACGTCGTCAAGCCCGTCGAGCGCGACGAGCTCGAAGACCTCGTGAAACAGCTGCTCGCGCGGTCGCTGTACAACGACGACGTCCAGGAGTACTTCGCGCTCGCGTCGAAGCGCGCGACCATCGAGACCACGAAGAGCGCGGCGGAGCTCGCCGACGACGACCGCTACCAGCGGCTCTGCGACGAAATCCGCGAGCTCCGGTCGCGGCTCGACCAGCGCGTCGCCGACCTCGACGAGGAGGACTTCCTGGCCGTGTTCCACGACCTCCAGACCGGAGACGGGGCCACAAGTAACTAA
- a CDS encoding PAS domain-containing sensor histidine kinase: protein MPTLATRSADRRPRRDWLVAALGAALTAAAVAHFGSHGHAEPMVVATTVLPAVAVFGYGAWFWTRGPDAVRGDAVFAWAVAGAGVVLALDLWAIRAGAYGTGAAVDHVFVQHTSVGALGAALAGTYSEQGREHARAQTRLKHALDAAMDGVAVLDAERQVVYANAAFREDYRADGGVLGTHWGEYYPPDVENRLSNVLDDLDGNGDSDDYWHGQVLARRGGGHTYPQELSVTALANGGYVWVSRDVTRREERDQRLRVLNRVLRHNVRNSLNVVLGRAERFEERNDEDIDNIVTAAEDLLAVSEKARVVERVLDETDAASAPLADLVRAEVEQARSQYPDAVFDVSVDVRRGIEVDSRLRLAVRELLANAVEHNDAETPYVSVTATGGGPAEVRVADDGPGIPEHERRALDGVAEQSLEHGSGIGLWAVYWLTRHCEAEVAVPDGNTVVVRVSTDSN, encoded by the coding sequence ATGCCGACGCTCGCGACTCGGTCGGCCGACCGACGCCCCCGCCGCGACTGGCTGGTCGCGGCGCTCGGAGCCGCGCTCACGGCGGCCGCCGTCGCCCACTTCGGCAGCCACGGCCACGCCGAGCCGATGGTCGTCGCGACGACGGTGCTGCCCGCGGTCGCGGTGTTCGGCTACGGCGCGTGGTTCTGGACCCGCGGCCCGGACGCGGTCCGCGGCGACGCCGTCTTCGCGTGGGCGGTCGCGGGCGCCGGCGTCGTGCTCGCGCTCGACCTCTGGGCGATACGGGCGGGGGCGTACGGTACCGGCGCGGCGGTCGACCACGTGTTCGTCCAGCACACGAGCGTCGGCGCGCTCGGCGCGGCGCTCGCCGGCACGTACAGCGAGCAGGGCCGCGAGCACGCTCGCGCGCAGACTCGACTCAAGCACGCCCTCGACGCCGCGATGGACGGGGTCGCTGTCCTCGACGCCGAGCGCCAGGTGGTGTACGCGAACGCCGCGTTCCGCGAGGACTACCGGGCCGACGGCGGCGTCCTCGGCACGCACTGGGGAGAGTACTACCCCCCGGACGTCGAGAACCGGCTCTCGAACGTGCTCGACGACCTGGACGGGAACGGCGACAGCGACGACTACTGGCACGGACAGGTGCTCGCGCGCCGCGGTGGCGGCCACACGTACCCCCAGGAGCTGTCCGTGACGGCGCTGGCGAACGGCGGCTACGTCTGGGTGTCCCGGGACGTGACGCGCCGCGAGGAGCGCGACCAGCGGCTGCGCGTGCTGAACCGCGTGCTCCGGCACAACGTGCGGAACTCGCTGAACGTCGTGCTCGGGCGCGCCGAGCGCTTCGAGGAGCGCAACGACGAGGACATCGACAACATCGTCACCGCTGCGGAGGACCTGCTCGCGGTCAGCGAGAAGGCCCGCGTCGTCGAGCGCGTGCTCGACGAGACCGACGCCGCGTCCGCGCCGCTGGCCGACCTCGTCCGCGCGGAGGTCGAGCAGGCGCGCTCCCAGTACCCCGACGCGGTCTTCGACGTGTCCGTCGATGTCCGTCGGGGCATCGAGGTGGACTCGCGGCTGCGGCTGGCCGTCCGGGAGCTGCTGGCGAACGCCGTCGAGCACAACGACGCCGAGACGCCGTACGTGTCCGTCACTGCCACCGGCGGCGGCCCCGCGGAAGTCAGGGTCGCCGACGACGGTCCCGGCATCCCCGAGCACGAGCGCCGCGCGCTCGACGGCGTCGCCGAGCAGTCCCTCGAACACGGCTCCGGCATCGGCCTGTGGGCGGTCTACTGGCTCACCCGCCACTGCGAGGCCGAGGTCGCCGTCCCCGACGGGAACACCGTCGTCGTGCGCGTGTCAACCGACAGTAATTAA
- a CDS encoding prephenate dehydrogenase/arogenate dehydrogenase family protein, with translation MDVLVVGAGDVGRWFADLADAPVAFADVDESRAEAAAAAHDGRARAVPLDTEESFGVVAVAVPMGAAVAAVEAHAASAEQAVVDFTGEMVAPLTAMAEHAPARERVSFHPLFAPEHAPGRVAVSESAPGPATGHVREWLEAAGNDLVDVGASEHDDAMVTIQGRAHAAVLAFALAAEDVPDELATPVYEDLAALADRVTGGNARVYADIQAAFGGADDVAAAARRLADADREAFEEVYEDAGR, from the coding sequence ATGGACGTACTCGTGGTGGGCGCCGGCGACGTCGGCCGCTGGTTCGCGGACCTCGCGGACGCGCCGGTGGCGTTCGCGGACGTCGACGAGAGCCGCGCAGAGGCCGCTGCGGCGGCCCACGACGGCCGCGCGAGGGCGGTCCCGCTGGACACCGAGGAGTCGTTCGGCGTCGTCGCGGTGGCGGTGCCGATGGGTGCCGCCGTCGCCGCCGTCGAAGCGCACGCCGCGAGCGCCGAGCAGGCCGTCGTGGACTTCACGGGGGAGATGGTGGCGCCGCTGACCGCGATGGCCGAGCACGCGCCGGCCCGCGAGCGCGTGAGCTTCCACCCGCTGTTCGCGCCCGAGCACGCTCCCGGCCGGGTCGCGGTCTCCGAGAGCGCGCCCGGGCCGGCGACCGGCCACGTCCGCGAGTGGCTCGAAGCCGCCGGCAACGACCTCGTGGACGTGGGCGCGAGCGAGCACGACGACGCGATGGTGACGATTCAGGGACGCGCGCACGCCGCAGTGCTGGCGTTCGCGCTCGCCGCCGAGGACGTGCCCGACGAACTGGCGACCCCCGTCTACGAGGACCTCGCGGCGCTCGCCGACCGCGTGACCGGCGGGAACGCCCGCGTGTACGCCGACATCCAGGCCGCGTTCGGCGGCGCCGACGACGTCGCGGCGGCCGCCCGGCGGCTCGCCGACGCCGACCGCGAGGCCTTCGAGGAGGTGTACGAGGATGCCGGTCGATAG
- a CDS encoding methyltransferase, which yields MPVDRDAVLDAAKYLRGVRPLDPGELREYVESQPHEAVVRQVLREHAADLGLVEREDGIFVPASGEPVRPEFDVRKTAQPSSVARQNAERSGDGVDALPERYERVVEDLLIERWGADWHTGDSGKELRETIRRFKEDYYRQHPVEYDYEVALGYAVYHLATYYAAAQYVLDDLAEGGLLTDDLRVLDVGAGVGGPALGLFDFLPDDALVEYHAVEPSDAADVLDELLDETGRNVHPTIHRETAEDFDPDGEYDLVMACSVLSELDEPVETAQRYVDALADDGTFLALAPADKHTSTHLREVERDLESRGATVYGPTPRLWPGERPSDRGWTFDERPAVEQPGFQKRLADASQRPSEFSHTDVRFSYSLLRTDGARQHEVSLSADRLLKLADADDRVTDRVDAVLAKLSRNLAEDGNPLFKVSDGSEREECYAVLVRPTSLNRDLREADYGDLLSLESALVLWNDDEEAYNLVVDEETVVDRV from the coding sequence ATGCCGGTCGATAGGGACGCGGTCCTCGACGCCGCGAAGTACCTCCGGGGCGTGCGGCCGCTTGACCCCGGTGAGCTCCGCGAGTACGTCGAGAGCCAGCCCCACGAGGCGGTCGTGCGGCAGGTGTTACGCGAGCACGCCGCCGACCTCGGCCTCGTGGAGCGCGAGGACGGCATCTTCGTCCCGGCGAGCGGCGAGCCGGTACGCCCCGAGTTCGACGTTCGGAAGACGGCACAGCCGTCTTCCGTAGCCCGCCAGAACGCAGAGCGTTCTGGGGACGGCGTGGACGCGCTCCCCGAGCGGTACGAGCGCGTCGTCGAGGACCTGCTGATCGAGCGCTGGGGCGCGGACTGGCACACCGGCGACTCCGGGAAGGAGCTCCGGGAGACGATTCGGCGGTTCAAGGAGGACTACTACCGCCAGCACCCCGTCGAGTACGACTACGAGGTCGCGCTCGGGTACGCCGTCTACCACCTCGCGACGTACTACGCCGCGGCCCAGTACGTCCTCGACGACCTCGCCGAGGGCGGCCTTCTGACCGACGACCTGCGCGTGCTGGACGTCGGCGCGGGCGTCGGCGGCCCCGCGCTCGGCCTCTTCGACTTCCTGCCCGACGACGCGCTCGTGGAGTACCACGCCGTCGAGCCGAGCGACGCCGCGGACGTCCTCGACGAACTGCTCGACGAGACCGGGCGGAACGTCCACCCGACGATTCACCGCGAGACCGCCGAGGACTTCGACCCCGACGGCGAGTACGACCTCGTGATGGCGTGCAGCGTGCTCAGCGAACTCGACGAGCCGGTCGAGACCGCCCAGCGGTACGTCGACGCGCTCGCCGACGATGGCACGTTCCTCGCGCTCGCACCCGCGGACAAGCACACGAGCACGCACCTCCGCGAGGTCGAACGCGACCTCGAATCCCGGGGCGCGACCGTCTACGGCCCGACGCCGCGGCTGTGGCCGGGCGAACGCCCGAGCGACCGCGGCTGGACGTTCGACGAGCGTCCCGCGGTCGAACAGCCGGGGTTCCAAAAGCGGCTCGCGGACGCCAGCCAGCGCCCCTCCGAGTTCTCGCACACCGACGTCCGGTTCTCGTACTCGCTGCTGCGTACCGACGGGGCCCGCCAGCACGAGGTCTCGCTGTCCGCCGACCGGCTGCTGAAGCTCGCGGACGCCGACGACCGCGTCACGGACCGCGTCGACGCGGTGCTCGCGAAGCTCTCCCGGAACCTCGCCGAAGACGGGAACCCCCTGTTCAAGGTGAGCGACGGCAGCGAGCGCGAGGAGTGTTACGCGGTGCTCGTCCGGCCGACGAGCCTCAACCGCGACCTCCGCGAAGCGGACTACGGCGACCTGCTCTCCCTGGAGTCCGCGCTCGTGCTCTGGAACGACGACGAGGAGGCGTACAACCTCGTCGTGGACGAGGAGACGGTCGTCGACCGGGTCTGA